The following proteins are encoded in a genomic region of Penaeus chinensis breed Huanghai No. 1 chromosome 10, ASM1920278v2, whole genome shotgun sequence:
- the LOC125030006 gene encoding tyrosine-protein phosphatase non-receptor type 23-like isoform X4 codes for MEAVPRLPMLSFELKQSAENAEFGPKLKQYIRDHYNEDPDGYSAEIHELEGLRASAIHASRDFTGCSTLKKYYCQLHYLLSRFPLNENSSIAVTFNWYDIYSSMVYNVTDIKYEMACILYNIGALHTELGAMDARNTPDGMKISCTHFQCAAWAFQHLRDTYPQPRESDLSPTLLTFLYNVSLAQAQECILEKSMTDNRKPTIIAKVAMQVVEYLKTAMNNLGSSKSPDSTVTEIAGSRKIKMWRRYCEFKMAYHGAVALLYQGMQAEEQQKMGERVAYYQAAVDMLKEASKLAKNLDQQEDEMDRLNKAAQSMCEEDAYELIGESLTFSHDVMGGKLTAAQKENEFVYHEKVPAATTLPEVKGASLVKGIPFSVTDPEVAGQDIFIKLVPMEAHQASSMYSEEKAKLLRRIGSAIQEKNEELESYLASMQLDTLTLDTGSENLPQELIECCADLSASSGVQKLTDIMAKISSFYHDINASLKEITRLIEEEEEKEKEFLAMMGKRAPNMIVGELKREANKYREAHQSAQDNNTALHRAITSHLANLQLLTKPLDQVASAIPSVASVEAQGDLATKQEVKRLLGKVKEMRTQRAQLESQLRTDIQNDDITKQLVTNQDDTEEFFKNELKKHDRLVLGLEKNMSAQANILQALSEANAAYATTRRLTNQAQAQRSETLSSLLASYNAYLNILKKAEDAQEFYHKLEGQVSKLASRVKSVCRVQDEEREEMLSANVKKFTGGVPPAKPIREGSIEAPGSSTSGPKLKDFLQHMKGGPGMAGVVPGVGAGASAQVHPGYGYHDPSGSYASSMRPAPLGSEQSEAMTSCSQAGGYSANYSSQSAAYRPSAPSPVPSPAPQSSGSPYKVPTTTATYSAPGHYYGSQQMGATPYSTGASASGYPSSMGAGAAASSTVTASVSESATPYNTASSAHSSNIYNMSQAGSQPQYGYSGGYSYYGQQSVGAASSVNTSTAVSGGTQHSGATASPRSQAHQYGYGSTYPPGVASGTSSSSSRAVEGTRTAGSTGEGGPSVVQKDTRNMGQNYFGYYQQPSGTPAVPATAVTAVTTASAGSTQQGYPTTTAGGNSYYYPPYSYQYPSAQATSPAPAAMYSQAGSYYSSNMSPDSNNQSGGVVYSNQTPYAGYAKSPYSNQHPGAQGDASYQNSAGSNFASGAYGNSASGSTQAGAYPQSKTATSQAVPITTTGTQVPQWNMYASYPQSGITSISSSQAGSPGTFGTQSSSQSSPSVSAKFTTSQTGASTVPSQAYSTPVVVTANATNTHYSETMMYNQNYQTWAQYGSHQPQQPQQPQQPQQPQQPQQPQQPQQPQQPQQPQQPQQPQQPQQPHQQAYQAQYPMGQKPQMQQAHPQQPQHQPVPQQSQPQSQQQQYQPQQPTSHLPQVQPLQPQQPSVQPQTQPLQPQPLQPQKQQPQQVPPAAGATSSIAPSVSSVTSGISNLDLLSGIELTSPPGSQWSPLTPQPAASGVQKAADVVGSMGAAASAGASSAPDVTSAAGAVADASQPPPASSSNLPNVVSSNRKPSAVDPLTDDQTLKRLAGETERLSKIVEGLDRKSLNGPTNLDRKWKELQDVVEKECGELKVSVARCYPLKNRFADILPYDHTRVTLPSARDDYINASFVQLKSTEESFPLILTQAPMSATFVDFWTMVWEQQVEIIVCLNSEAEVKGQTYWPGEVGSSCDYGQITISLHSCRDAGSPVSLQRVLHATHRTSKVTRVIIHLQFLGWPPSAMPESPGPLLQFISEVHTFQRQQRNKLRAIVVQCVPGLGRSTVFSILSAYMRELHSNGILLDLTSLLVELSRQRRGGIQDKDHLYFLFSAALYYSQDVLMKRGILTNKATFEEGPREKTHVRHPSADLLSSYDLSRLKSKLGLDQECGKARSEGECSRSNSASSLLSNGSSAGIDLVGEGQRESSQEPSSSSALEVPETSVGGDGSEADGSLDKEEESALDSKLNTRAVKVGGLLDTDLSSLAPSLAASLDPQQFKIDPPVPGKPSKITKESFENPSGPLKIPDDPTDPFSGLDPLWSHKKS; via the exons ATGGAGGCAGTCCCGCGACTGCCTATGTTAAGCTTCGAGCTTAAACAAAGTGCAGAAAACGCAGAATTTGGACCTAAATTGAAGCAG TACATTCGTGACCATTATAATGAAGACCCAGACGGTTATAGTGCTGAGATCCATGAGCTGGAGGGCCTGCGAGCCAGTGCCATCCATGCTTCAAGGGACTTCACAGGGTGCTCCACCCTCAAGAAATACTACTGCCAGCTGCACTATCTCCTCTCCAGATTCCCACTGAATGAGAACTCGAGCATTGCTGTAACATTTAATTG GTATGACATTTATTCTAGCATGGTGTATAATGTCACAGACATTAAGTATGAAATGGCCTGCATCCTTTATAATATTGGGGCTCTGCATACTGAACTAGGGGCCATGGATGCCAGAAATACACCAGATGGGATGAAAATAAGTTGTACACATTTCCAGTGTGCAGCTTGGGCATTTCAG CATCTGCGAGACACGTATCCGCAACCACGGGAGTCAGACCTAAGTCCAACGTTGTTGACCTTTTTGTACAATGTTTCACTAGCTCAAGCTCAGGAATGTATTCTTGAGAAGAGCATGACAGACAACCGCAAGCCAACAATTATTG CAAAAGTTGCAATGCAAGTTGTGGAATACCTGAAAACTGCAATGAACAACCTTGGATCCTCAAAGTCTCCAGATTCAACAGTGACAGAAATAGCAGGATCTCGAAAAATTAAG ATGTGGAGAAGATACTGTGAATTTAAGATGGCATACCATGGAGCAGTTGCCCTTTTATACCAAGGAATGCAAGCTGAGGAAcaacagaaaatgggagagagggttGCCTACTACCAAGCAGCAGTTGACATGCTAAAGGAGGCCTCCAAATTGGCCAAGAACTTAGATCAGCAGGAG GACGAGATGGACAGGCTCAATAAAGCCGCTCAGAGCATGTGTGAGGAGGATGCCTATGAG CTTATAGGAGAAAGTCTTACCTTCTCCCATGACGTGATGGGAGGAAAGCTAACTGCAGCCCAGAAGGAGAATGAATTTGTGTACCATGAAAAGGTTCCTGCTGCCACAACACTCCCTGAAGTCAAGGGTGCATCACTAGTGAAGGGAATCCCTTTTAGTGTGACAGACCCTGAAGTTGCCGGCCAAGACATCTTCATCAAGCTTGTACCCATGGAAGCTCATCAGGCTTCTTCTATGTACAG TGAGGAAAAAGCCAAGTTGCTGCGACGAATTGGGTCAGCTATccaggagaagaatgaagagctAGAAAGTTACCTAGCTTCCATGCAGTTAGACACTTTGACGCTAGACACAGGATCAGAAAACCTTCCCCAG GAACTGATTGAGTGCTGTGCAGATCTCAGTGCAAGTAGTGGTGTACAGAAGCTCACAGATATCATGGCAAAGATATCTAGCTTCTATCATGATATAAATGCTTCTCTCAAGGAAATCACCAGACTCATTGAG gaagaagaggagaaggagaaggagttccTTGCTATGATGGGAAAGCGAGCCCCGAACATGATAGTGGGAGAGCTCAAACGTGAGGCCAACAAGTATCGAGAGGCCCATCAGAGCGCCCAGGACAACAACACAGCCTTGCACAGAGCCATTACATCACACCTGGCCAACCTTCAGTTACTTACCAAACCTTTGGACCAGGTAGCTTCTGCCATCCCGTCTGTGGCCAGTGTGGAAG CTCAAGGTGACCTGGCCACAAAGCAGGAGGTGAAGCGTCTGTTGGGCAAAGTAAAGGAGATGCGCACACAAAGGGCACAGCTAGAGTCTCAGCTGAGAACAGACATTCAGAACGATGATATCACAAAGCAGTTGGTGACCAACCAGGATGACACTGAAGAATTCTTCAAGAATGAATTGAAAAAACATGACAGATTG GTTTtaggtttagaaaaaaatatgtctgCCCAAGCCAATATCCTGCAAGCTCTCTCAGAAGCCAATGCTGCTTATGCCACCACCCGTCGCCTTACCAATCAGGCTCAGGCACAGAGATCAGAGACTCTGTCATCTCTGTTGGCATCGTATAATGCGTACCTCAATATACTTAAGAAAGCTGAAGATGCTCAAGAGTTTTACCATAAGCTGGAGGGACAAGTAAGCAAGCTTGCATCTCGGGTTAAGTCTGTCTGTAGGGTGCAGGATGAGGAACGAGAGGAGATGCTCTCAGCAAATGTTAAGAAGTTCACAGGTGGTGTGCCTCCAGCCAAGCCCATAAGAGAAGGAAGCATAGAAGCACCAGGAAGCTCCACAAGTGGCCCAAAACTAAAAGATTTCTTACAGCATATGAAGGGAGGCCCAGGGATGGCAGGTGTGGTTCCAGGAGTTGGTGCTGGAGCGTCGGCACAGGTGCATCCGGGGTATGGATATCATGACCCCAGTGGCTCTTATGCCAGTAGTATGAGGCCTGCCCCACTGGGATCAGAACAGAGTGAAGCTATGACATCCTGCAGTCAAGCTGGAGGATATTCAGCAAATTACTCTAGCCAGTCAGCAGCATACCGTCCATCTGCTCCCTCCCCAGTTCCTTCCCCAGCCCCTCAGAGCTCAGGCTCACCTTATAAAGTTCCCACAACAACTGCCACTTACAGTGCTCCAGGTCACTATTATGGTAGTCAGCAAATGGGTGCTACTCCATACTCTACTGGTGCATCGGCATCAGGTTACCCCTCTAGTATGGGAGCAGGTGCTGCTGCATCATCAACAGTAACAGCTTCAGTTAGTGAATCAGCCACTCCTTATAACACAGCAAGCAGTGCTCATTCCTCTAATATCTATAATATGAGCCAAGCAGGAAGTCAGCCTCAGTATGGATATAGTGGAGGATATTCTTATTATGGACAACAAAGTGTAGGAGCTGCATCTTCTGTGAATACGTCAACAGCTGTTAGTGGTGGAACTCAACATAGTGGAGCCACAGCATCCCCACGTAGTCAGGCCCATCAATATGGTTATGGTTCCACTTACCCACCAGGTGTTGCGTCAGGcactagcagcagcagtagcagagcTGTGGAAGGAACAAGGACTGCAGGAAGCACAGGTGAGGGAGGCCCATCTGTGGTTCAGAAGGACACAAGAAATATGGGTCAGAATTACTTTGGGTATTATCAGCAACCATCTGGGACCCCTGCAGTACCAGCTACAGCAGTGACTGCAGTTACAACAGCTTCTGCTGGGAGTACTCAGCAGGGATATCCTACAACTACAGCAGGTGGTAACAGTTACTATTATCCTCCATATTCCTATCAGTACCCAAGTGCACAGGCCACCAGTCCTGCACCTGCTGCAATGTATAGTCAGGCAGGCTCTTATTATTCATCAAATATGAGTCCAGACTCAAATAATCAATCAGGAGGTGTTGTATATTCCAACCAGACTCCTTATGCAGGCTATGCCAAATCACCATATAGCAACCAACATCCTGGGGCACAAGGGGATGCATCATACCAGAATTCTGCTGGATCAAACTTTGCTTCAGGTGCATATGGCAATTCAGCAAGTGGTAGTACCCAAGCAGGAGCTTATCCACAGTCCAAAACAGCAACATCCCAAGCTGTGCCCATAACTACAACAGGAACTCAGGTGCCACAGTGGAATATGTATGCCAGTTACCCGCAGTCAGGCATTACATCTATCAGCAGCAGCCAAGCAGGAAGTCCTGGAACATTTGGCACCCAGAGTTCTTCACAGAGCTCACCCTCAGTGTCAGCTAAATTTACCACATCTCAGACAGGTGCATCAACAGTGCCTTCTCAAGCTTATTCAACACCTGTTGTAGTCACAGCTAATGCAACTAATACTCATTACAGTGAGACCATGATGTATAATCAGAATTATCAGACTTGGGCACAGTATGGCTCCCATCAGCCtcagcagccacagcagccacagcagccacaGCAACCACAGCAACCACAGCAACCACAGCAACCACAGCAACCACAGCAACCACAGCAACCACAACAGccacagcagccacagcagccacaGCAACCTCACCAACAGGCATATCAGGCACAGTATCCAATGGGTCAGAAGCCTCAGATGCAGCAAGCCCATCCCCAACAGCCTCAGCATCAACCTGTACCTCAGCAGTCACAGCCTCAGTCACAGCAGCAGCAATATCAACCACAGCAACCAACATCACACCTACCACAAGTGCAACCTCTACAGCCCCAGCAACCATCAGTGCAACCACAAACACAGCCTCTTCAGCCACAACCCCTTCAACCACAGAAGCAGCAGCCACAGCAGGTACCACCTGCTGCTGGAGCCACATCCTCCATTGCCCCATCCGTTTCATCTGTTACTTCAGGCATATCAAACTTGGACCTCTTGTCAGGCATTGAGCTAACTTCACCACCTGGCTCACAGTGGTCGCCCCTAACTCCACAGCCAGCGGCCTCTGGAGTCCAAAAGGCTGCTGATGTTGTGGGTTCTATGGGAGCAGCAGCTTCAGCTGGAGCATCTTCAGCACCTGATGTGACTTCTGCTGCAGGGGCAGTTGCCGACGCTAGCCAGCCTCCTCCAGCCAGTAGCAGCAACCTTCCAAATGTGGTGTCCAGT AATCGTAAGCCGTCTGCTGTCGATCCCTTAACTGATGACCAGACACTCAAGAGGCTTGCTGGTGAAACGGAGAGGCTGAGCAAGATTGTGGAAGGGTTGGATCGCAAGTCTCTAAATGGCCCAACGAACCTCGATAGAAAATGGAAGGAACTCCAGGATGTTGTG GAGAAGGAATGTGGCGAATTGAAAGTGTCAGTTGCACGGTGCTATCCTCTTAAAAATAGATTTGCTGATATTCTTCCTTATGACCATACTAGAGTTACTCTTCCCTCAGCTAGAGATGACTACATCAATGCCTCTTTTGTACAG TTAAAATCTACTGAAGAAAGTTTCCCACTTATCCTAACCCAAGCACCCATGTCTGCTACATTTGTGGACTTCTGGACAATGGTGTGGGAACAGCAAGTCGAAATCATTGTTTGCCTAAACTCTGAGGCTGAG GTCAAAGGACAGACATATTGGCCTGGAGAAGTAGGCAGCAGTTGTGATTATGGGCAGATAACCATCTCCCTGCATAGCTGTCGTGATGCAGGGTCTCCAGTGTCGTTGCAACGAGTTTTGCATGCCACACACCGGACTTCCAAAGTGACAAGGGTCATAATTCATCTGCAGTTCTTAGGCTGGCCACCAAG TGCCATGCCAGAAAGTCCTGGGCCACTTCTGCAATTCATATCAGAAGTGCATACGTTCCAGCGACAGCAAAGAAATAAATTAAGAGCAATTGTGGTACAGTGTGTTCCTGGCTTGGGCAGATCTACAGTGTTTTCAATATTATCTGCTTATATGAGGGAATTGCATTCAA aTGGCATATTATTAGACTTGACGTCCCTGTTGGTGGAACTCTCGAGGCAGCGGAGAGGTGGAATCCAGGACAAAGAtcatctctacttcctcttctcagCAGCTTTGTACTACTCCCAGGATGTTCTCATGAAAC